One region of Macadamia integrifolia cultivar HAES 741 chromosome 11, SCU_Mint_v3, whole genome shotgun sequence genomic DNA includes:
- the LOC122093368 gene encoding putative cell wall protein, which translates to MATHSPSSLLPMFLIFTILLATLIQVAVAGREIPTKANVADKKQPEWFIDSDGNVFIPGIGRVQVPALAGFHSFPPYSGGGTGDIGGGGNSGTGGGNSGTGSTEGGSPSTPGYVPGGDDTFVPNPGVEVPTGGGGVPTPQVPIGGGGVPTPQVPIGGGGVPTPQTARP; encoded by the exons ATGGCAACCCACtcaccttcttcccttcttcctatGTTTCTCATCTTCACCATTTTACTTGCAACACTAATTCAAGTAGCAGTTGCAGGGCGTGAGATTCCAACCAAAGCCAATGTAGCAGACAAGAAACAGCCTGAATGGTTCATCGACAGTGACGGAAATGTGTTCATTCCCGGTATAGGAAGAGTGCAGGTACCAGCCCTAGCTGGTTTTCATTCCTTCCCACCCTATTCAGGTGGAGGAACTGGAGACATTGGTGGGGGAG GAAATAGTGGCACTGGGGGAGGAAATAGTGGCACTGGGAGCACTGAAGGAGGGAGTCCCAGTACTCCCGGTTACGTTCCAGGTGGTGATGACACCTTTGTTCCCAACCCAGGTGTGGAGGTCCCCACTGGGGGTGGTGGAGTTCCTACTCCTCAAGTCCCCATTGGAGGTGGTGGAGTACCAACTCCTCAAGTCCCCATTGGGGGTGGTGGAGTTCCAACTCCTCAAACAGCTCGCCCATGA
- the LOC122092828 gene encoding uncharacterized protein LOC122092828 has product MASVNSIATQRFLPIATSIRESRPRCSFSVKGLAGSSLQSFSICHKSANPSFLRGKRRVLFVGSAADDLHVIPVQSSDLTDQQDGVIVGIERESESEREGESVNQVVGFANEGRLSFEGAGGFSSSSSIPSEGKGEEEYINLLINRTINATIVLAAGTFAITKMLTIDCDYWHGWTIYEILRYAPQHNWYAYEEALKQNPVFAKMVISGVVYSLGDWIAQCYEGKPLFEFDRARMFRSGLVGFSLHGSLSHYYYQFCEVLLPFQDWWVVPAKVVFDQTAWAVIWNSIYYVVLGFLRFESPVSIFSELKTTFWPLLTAGWKLWPFAHLITYGLIPVEQRLLWVDCVELIWVTILSTYSNEKSEARISEESLEEKAISSSIDNPQE; this is encoded by the exons ATGGCTTCCGTAAATAGTATCGCAACCCAGAGATTTCTTCCCATCGCAACATCTATCAGAGAGTCGAGACCCAGATGCAGTTTTTCTGTAAAGGGTCTTGCTGGTTCGTCTCTGCAAAGCTTCTCCATATGTCACAAATCAGCGAATCCTAGTTTCttgagaggaaagagaagggttCTTTTTGTTGGTTCGGCTGCGGATGATCTACATGTAATTCCAGTGCAGAGCAGTGATTTGACGGACCAGCAAGATGGAGTAATAGTTGGAATTGAAAGGGAAAGTGAaagtgaaagagaaggagagagcgTAAACCAGGTTGTTGGGTTTGCTAATGAGGGACGATTGTCATTCGAGGGAGCTGGagggttctcttcttcttcgtccatTCCATCggaggggaagggagaggaggaATATATTAATCTTTTGATTAATAGAACAATTAATGCCACTATTGTTCTTGCTGCTGGTACTTTCGCTATCACTAAAATGCTCACCATCGACTGTGATTATTGGCAT GGATGGACTATCTATGAGATACTAAGATATGCACCCCAGCACAACTGGTATGCTTACGAGGAAGCTCTGAAACAAAATCCTGTTTTCGCCAAAATGGTAATAAGCGGCGTTGTCTACTCCCTGGGGGATTGGATTGCACAG TGCTATGAAGGAAAACCTCTTTTTGAGTTTGACAGAGCGCGAATGTTCAGATCAGGCCTTGTTGGGTTCTCTCTTCATGGCTCCCTTTCTCACTATTATTACCAGTTCTGTGAA GTTCTTTTACCTTTTcaggactggtgggtggtccCTGCTAAAGTTGTTTTTGACCAAACTGCATGGGCAGTAATTTGGAACAGCATCTACTATGTTGTACTGGGCTTCTTACGATTTGAATCTCCAGTCAGTATTTTCAGTGAACTGAAAACAACATTTTGGCCCTTGCTCACT GCAGGATGGAAGCTTTGGCCTTTTGCACACCTAATTACCTATGGTCTGATACCTGTTGAACAAAGGCTTCTTTGGGTGGACTGTGTGGAGCTAATCTGGGTGACCATACTCTCAAC TTACTCAAATGAGAAATCAGAAGCGAGAATCTCGGAGGAATCGTTGGAAGAAAAAGCTATTTCGTCCTCAATTGACAATCCTCAG GAGTAA